The Piliocolobus tephrosceles isolate RC106 chromosome 2, ASM277652v3, whole genome shotgun sequence genome window below encodes:
- the PAQR9 gene encoding membrane progestin receptor epsilon, producing MPRRLQPRGAGTKGPPAPAPAASGAARNAHSAASRDPPASAKPLLRWDEVPDDFVECFILSGYRRLPCTAQECLASVLKPTNETLNFWTHFIPLLLFLSKFCRLFFLSDGDVPFHHPWLLPLWCYASGVLLTFAMSCTAHVFSCLSLRLRAAFFYLDYASISYYGFGSTVAYYYYLLPGLSLLDARVMTPYVQQRLGWHVDCTRLIAAYRALVLPVAFVLAVACTVACCKSRTDWCTYPFALRTFVFVMPLSMACPIMLESWLFDLRGENPTLFVHFYRRYFWLVVAAFFNVSKIPERIQPGLFDIIGHSHQLFHIFTFLSIYDQVYYVEEGLRQFLQAPPAAPTFSGTVGYMLLLVICLGLVIRKFLNNSEFCSKKSCQGDKWWKIALKQKVAEGSSSEVSHFL from the coding sequence ATGCCGCGGCGCCTGCAGCCCCGGGGCGCGGGCACAAAGGGCCctccggccccggccccggcagCTTCGGGGGCCGCCCGGAACGCCCACTCTGCCGCCTCCCGGGACCCCCCAGCGTCTGCCAAGCCGCTGCTGCGCTGGGACGAGGTGCCCGACGACTTCGTGGAGTGCTTCATTCTGTCAGGTTACCGGCGTCTGCCGTGCACGGCCCAGGAGTGCCTAGCCTCGGTGCTGAAGCCTACCAATGAGACGCTCAACTTCTGGACGCACTTCATCCCGCTGCTGCTGTTCCTCAGCAAGTTCTGCCGTCTGTTCTTCCTGAGCGACGGCGACGTGCCCTTCCACCACCCGTGGCTGCTGCCGCTGTGGTGCTACGCGTCAGGAGTGCTGCTGACCTTCGCCATGAGCTGCACGGCGCACGTGTTCAGCTGCCTGTCGCTGCGCCTGCGCGCCGCCTTCTTCTACCTGGACTACGCGTCCATCAGCTACTACGGCTTCGGCAGCACGGTGGCCTACTACTACTACCTGCTGCCCGGCCTCAGCTTGCTCGATGCCAGAGTCATGACTCCATACGTGCAGCAGCGCCTGGGCTGGCACGTGGACTGCACGCGCCTTATCGCCGCCTACCGTGCCCTAGTGCTGCCCGTGGCCTTCGTGCTGGCCGTGGCTTGCACTGTGGCCTGCTGCAAGAGCCGTACCGACTGGTGTACCTACCCGTTCGCGCTGCGCACCTTCGTCTTTGTCATGCCGCTCAGCATGGCCTGCCCCATTATGCTCGAGAGCTGGCTCTTCGACCTGCGTGGGGAGAACCCCACACTCTTCGTGCACTTCTACCGCCGCTACTTCTGGCTGGTGGTGGCCGCCTTCTTCAACGTGAGCAAGATCCCCGAGCGCATCCAGCCGGGTCTCTTCGACATAATCGGCCACAGCCACCAGCTCTTCCACATCTTCACCTTCCTCAGCATCTACGACCAGGTGTACTACGTAGAAGAGGGCCTGCGCCAGTTCCTCCAGGCGCCACCTGCCGCACCCACTTTCTCGGGTACTGTGGGCTACATGCTGCTGCTGGTGATCTGCCTGGGGCTCGTCATCAGGAAGTTCCTAAACAACTCCGAATTCTGCAGTAAAAA